One Henriciella litoralis genomic window carries:
- a CDS encoding acyl-CoA dehydrogenase family protein — MAKARDITFDSLRPPAPWMDETHSIWRNSVRGFIDKELVPNIEAWETAGVIPREVYPKAAEAGLIGMGYPEEYGGAGTDFDRFHGTVTSEELARMGAGGVSSALMIHGIGLPPVMALGNEDMKREIAPQVLSGKKQISLGITEPGGGSDVAQLKTSAKKSGNGWVVNGSKTYITGGCTSKWLTTAVRTGGPGMGGISLMLIDLEAEGVSRTSLPKMGWWASDTATIHFDDVFVPPENLIGELDKGFYGIMANFNGERLGMAAQATAYARVCIEEAAAWAQQRETFGKRLADHQVIRHKIASMAQRVWASTAMLDQLTWRVQNGEQPVAELAMLKVQATETMEYCAREAMQILGGAGFIRGHRVERIYREVRVMAIGGGSEEIMRDLAARQMGL; from the coding sequence ATGGCAAAAGCACGTGACATTACTTTCGACAGTCTGAGACCACCCGCTCCGTGGATGGACGAGACACATTCAATCTGGCGCAACTCGGTTCGCGGCTTCATCGACAAGGAGCTGGTCCCCAATATTGAAGCCTGGGAAACCGCCGGTGTCATCCCGCGCGAGGTCTATCCCAAAGCCGCCGAAGCCGGTCTCATCGGCATGGGCTATCCGGAAGAATATGGCGGCGCCGGCACCGATTTTGACAGGTTTCACGGCACGGTCACGTCCGAAGAGCTCGCGCGTATGGGCGCTGGCGGTGTCTCCTCAGCCCTGATGATCCATGGCATCGGCCTGCCGCCTGTCATGGCGCTTGGCAATGAGGACATGAAACGTGAAATCGCGCCGCAAGTCCTCTCCGGCAAAAAGCAGATCAGCCTTGGCATTACCGAACCCGGCGGCGGATCTGATGTCGCGCAGCTGAAAACCAGCGCCAAAAAGTCCGGTAATGGCTGGGTTGTGAACGGCTCCAAGACCTACATCACCGGCGGGTGCACCTCGAAATGGCTGACCACAGCCGTTCGCACGGGCGGCCCCGGCATGGGCGGCATCTCCCTCATGCTGATTGATCTGGAGGCCGAAGGCGTCTCCCGCACGAGCTTGCCAAAAATGGGCTGGTGGGCGTCTGACACCGCCACGATCCACTTTGATGACGTCTTCGTCCCGCCCGAAAACCTGATCGGCGAGTTGGACAAAGGCTTTTACGGCATCATGGCCAATTTCAATGGCGAACGTCTCGGCATGGCAGCCCAGGCCACCGCTTATGCGCGCGTCTGCATCGAGGAGGCGGCCGCCTGGGCGCAGCAAAGGGAGACCTTTGGCAAACGCCTCGCCGATCATCAGGTCATTCGTCACAAGATTGCCAGCATGGCGCAGCGCGTCTGGGCATCAACGGCGATGCTCGACCAGCTCACCTGGCGCGTCCAGAACGGAGAGCAACCTGTCGCAGAGCTTGCCATGCTGAAGGTTCAGGCCACCGAAACCATGGAATACTGCGCCCGCGAGGCGATGCAGATCCTTGGCGGCGCTGGCTTCATCCGCGGGCACCGCGTCGAACGCATCTACCGCGAGGTACGCGTCATGGCGATCGGGGGCGGCTCTGAAGAGATCATGCGGGACCTCGCCGCTCGTCAGATGGGCCTTTAG